One stretch of Pseudomonadota bacterium DNA includes these proteins:
- the recN gene encoding DNA repair protein RecN, whose translation MLTFLRVKGFAIIDELQVEFENGFNVITGETGAGKSIIINALSTLMSAKVSSEMVRSNVPQAEVMGHFFKGDEEFILKRVINASGRSRGFLNDDPVTLAKLEDLGERLINIYGQNEFQDLLDKGSYIGVIDNLLSLNSERGALAVKVKELKEVSTKLEIKKREVDGRDKESALLEFQIDEIERENIKQGEEAQIREQLKILKDAEKIKNCLLGISEGLYEGDGSVHTMFRTCMALLKPFSHIEAIEGLKKRIESVSFDVEEILIHVKEIKKNLSVDSDELQNLEDRLSRIYILKEKYGKTYEDIQSYKEAAGKRLLYLRTLSTDITELENRKALLAEETGELAERLSAARQEGAGRVEKLIISELGYLSMEGIQFTVSVADKGAIDEEGKDDIEFLISTNPGEQLKPLRKIASGGELSRIMLAIKRVIGGDEEKTLIFDEIDAGIGGRVADLVGKRLKELAKYHQVICITHLPQIAVYGDHHFLVEKYQEKDTTTTGIRRLPKGERISEVARMLGGITITDLTIQKAEEMLHNAEKGVN comes from the coding sequence ATGCTTACCTTTCTCAGGGTGAAAGGTTTTGCCATCATTGACGAGTTACAGGTTGAATTCGAGAACGGCTTTAATGTAATCACCGGAGAGACCGGTGCGGGAAAATCCATAATCATCAATGCCTTGTCCACATTAATGAGTGCAAAGGTGTCCTCTGAGATGGTAAGAAGCAACGTGCCGCAGGCAGAGGTAATGGGACATTTTTTCAAAGGTGATGAAGAATTTATTCTGAAACGGGTTATCAATGCATCGGGAAGATCAAGGGGGTTTCTCAATGATGACCCGGTCACATTGGCCAAACTGGAAGATCTGGGGGAAAGACTTATCAATATTTACGGTCAGAATGAATTCCAGGATCTCCTCGATAAGGGAAGTTACATCGGGGTCATAGATAATCTTCTTTCGCTCAACAGCGAAAGGGGCGCCCTTGCCGTGAAGGTGAAAGAGCTTAAAGAAGTCAGCACAAAACTGGAAATAAAGAAAAGAGAGGTAGACGGCAGGGATAAGGAGAGCGCCTTACTGGAATTCCAGATTGATGAGATTGAGAGGGAAAATATAAAACAGGGCGAGGAAGCGCAGATACGTGAGCAACTCAAAATCCTGAAGGATGCGGAGAAGATTAAAAACTGCCTCCTGGGGATTTCAGAAGGTCTTTATGAGGGTGACGGTTCTGTGCATACGATGTTCAGGACATGTATGGCCTTGCTCAAACCCTTTAGTCATATCGAAGCAATCGAAGGATTAAAAAAAAGGATCGAATCAGTCTCCTTTGATGTGGAGGAAATCCTCATTCATGTTAAGGAAATAAAAAAAAACCTCTCCGTCGACTCTGATGAACTTCAAAACCTTGAAGACAGGTTATCAAGGATATATATACTCAAGGAAAAATACGGAAAGACATATGAGGACATCCAATCCTACAAAGAGGCGGCTGGAAAAAGACTTCTCTATCTCAGAACATTGTCAACGGATATCACAGAGCTTGAAAACAGAAAGGCATTGCTCGCAGAAGAAACCGGGGAGCTTGCTGAGAGGCTTTCTGCGGCAAGGCAGGAAGGCGCCGGGAGGGTTGAAAAATTGATCATCAGTGAGCTGGGTTACCTCTCCATGGAAGGTATACAATTCACAGTTTCTGTTGCCGATAAGGGCGCCATTGATGAAGAAGGGAAGGATGACATAGAGTTTTTAATAAGCACAAACCCCGGAGAACAGCTTAAGCCTCTCAGGAAGATTGCGTCCGGAGGAGAATTATCGAGGATTATGCTCGCCATAAAGCGGGTTATTGGCGGTGATGAGGAAAAAACCCTTATATTTGATGAGATTGACGCAGGTATTGGAGGTAGAGTAGCAGACCTTGTTGGTAAAAGGTTGAAAGAACTTGCAAAATATCATCAGGTAATATGTATTACCCATCTCCCCCAGATTGCCGTATACGGGGATCATCATTTTCTGGTGGAAAAATATCAAGAGAAGGACACAACAACAACAGGCATACGGAGACTCCCGAAGGGTGAAAGGATTTCTGAGGTGGCAAGGATGTTGGGAGGTATTACCATTACTGATTTAACAATCCAAAAGGCAGAGGAGATGTTGCACAATGCTGAGAAAGGCGTCAATTAA
- the wecB gene encoding UDP-N-acetylglucosamine 2-epimerase (non-hydrolyzing) has product MKKILLVFGTRPEAIKMAPVVNKLKEYSEHFTTIVCVTAQHREMLDQVLSIFNITPDYDLNIMQNNQNLFDITTKVLNGLKGVFEEAKPDLIMVQGDTTTAFVAGLGAFYLKIPVGHVEAGLRTYDKYSPFPEEKNRHLLSALTDYHFAPTEWSKSNLLKENVPPERIWVTGNTVIDALMTVSNRQSAVVSQKKWLRYFDKEFNLKLNTQHSKLILVTGHRRESFGEGFENICHALKTIAREKKDVMIVYPVHLNPNVQRPVKAILKGIDNVFLIEPLEYEPFIFLMNESHLILTDSGGIQEEAPSLGKPVLVMRNTTERPEGIKAGVVRLVGTEKEDIIRNTMELLDNQILYKKMSQSANPYGDGRASERIVDILLRVIV; this is encoded by the coding sequence ATGAAAAAGATACTTCTTGTTTTTGGTACACGTCCGGAAGCGATTAAAATGGCGCCTGTTGTCAATAAGCTGAAAGAATACAGCGAGCATTTCACCACTATAGTGTGTGTAACGGCCCAGCACAGGGAGATGCTTGACCAGGTACTTTCTATTTTCAACATCACCCCTGACTATGATTTAAATATCATGCAAAATAACCAGAATCTCTTCGATATTACCACAAAAGTCCTGAACGGGCTTAAAGGGGTTTTTGAAGAGGCAAAACCCGATCTTATCATGGTGCAGGGCGATACAACCACAGCCTTTGTTGCAGGTCTTGGGGCATTCTATCTAAAAATCCCGGTTGGTCATGTGGAGGCAGGCCTGAGAACATATGACAAGTACAGTCCATTCCCTGAGGAAAAGAACAGGCATCTCCTCAGCGCCCTCACCGACTACCACTTTGCACCTACTGAATGGAGCAAGTCGAACCTTTTGAAAGAAAATGTGCCGCCGGAAAGGATATGGGTAACGGGAAATACGGTGATAGATGCGTTAATGACAGTCAGCAATCGTCAGTCAGCAGTCGTCAGTCAAAAAAAATGGCTAAGGTATTTTGATAAAGAATTTAACTTAAAACTTAACACTCAACACTCAAAACTGATCTTAGTCACCGGTCACCGCAGGGAAAGCTTTGGAGAAGGATTTGAAAATATTTGCCATGCCCTCAAGACAATTGCCCGTGAAAAAAAAGATGTCATGATTGTGTACCCTGTTCATTTGAATCCGAATGTCCAGCGGCCGGTAAAGGCGATACTGAAAGGTATCGATAATGTGTTCCTGATAGAACCCCTTGAATATGAACCATTCATATTTCTCATGAATGAATCCCATCTCATTCTTACTGATTCCGGGGGCATTCAGGAAGAAGCGCCATCACTCGGAAAGCCCGTTCTTGTCATGAGGAACACGACGGAGAGACCCGAAGGCATTAAGGCCGGCGTTGTGAGGCTCGTTGGGACTGAAAAAGAGGACATTATCCGGAATACAATGGAACTGCTTGACAACCAGATACTTTACAAAAAGATGTCTCAATCGGCGAATCCATACGGGGATGGAAGGGCATCAGAGAGAATAGTGGATATACTTTTACGAGTAATTGTGTGA
- a CDS encoding NAD(+)/NADH kinase, translating to MKKIHIVCKKKKDDAIKLARHIIDEFGKDNDIYLDEESARSLGYEKQVEIEHIGEGANFIIVLGGDGTLLSVSRHGRGNDVPILGINLGSLGFLTESSVEELPAMLNAVIKDRYNISKRIMIDVSVNRENEKVFEFTILNDAVITKDALARIIDIETYVNNDYLATFRGDGLILSTPTGSTGYSLSAGGPILYPSLKNIIVTPICPHTLTNRPIILPENTKIRAILLSRDERVVLTLDGQIGFPLEYGDEVVVKQSSRIVSLIKSSSKGYFEILRTKLKWGER from the coding sequence ATGAAGAAAATCCACATTGTGTGCAAGAAAAAAAAGGATGATGCAATAAAGCTTGCACGGCATATCATTGATGAATTCGGAAAAGACAATGACATATACCTGGATGAGGAGTCAGCCCGTTCCTTAGGGTACGAAAAACAGGTAGAAATCGAGCATATCGGTGAAGGTGCCAATTTTATTATAGTCCTTGGAGGGGACGGCACTCTCCTGAGTGTCTCAAGACACGGAAGAGGAAATGATGTGCCAATCCTCGGCATAAATCTGGGCAGCCTTGGTTTTCTTACGGAAAGTTCCGTGGAGGAGCTACCTGCCATGCTTAATGCAGTAATAAAGGACAGATACAACATCTCAAAGCGGATTATGATAGATGTGAGCGTAAACCGTGAAAATGAAAAGGTCTTTGAATTTACCATACTTAACGATGCGGTAATTACCAAAGATGCCCTTGCACGGATTATTGATATTGAGACATATGTGAATAACGATTATCTCGCTACCTTCAGGGGAGATGGCCTCATACTCTCAACGCCTACCGGTTCTACAGGATATTCCCTCTCAGCGGGGGGTCCAATCCTGTATCCGTCTCTGAAAAACATTATTGTTACACCCATTTGTCCCCACACGCTCACAAACAGACCTATTATCCTCCCGGAGAATACCAAAATAAGGGCTATTTTACTTTCCAGGGATGAACGTGTTGTACTCACATTAGACGGACAGATCGGATTCCCGCTTGAATATGGCGATGAAGTAGTAGTAAAGCAGTCGTCACGTATCGTAAGCCTCATCAAGTCTTCATCAAAGGGATACTTCGAAATATTAAGAACAAAATTGAAATGGGGGGAAAGGTAG
- a CDS encoding N-acetyltransferase has protein sequence MLRKASIKDIKQIHSIVNTAASNGEMLPRSLGELYDNLRDYFVYVEDGKIAGTGALHICWEDLAEIRSVCVVESSRRTGIGRKLVNACLEEAKEFQVDRIFLLTYQDGFFKKCGFSVVDKKDLPQKIWSDCIKCPKFPECDEIAMVLEVKSER, from the coding sequence ATGCTGAGAAAGGCGTCAATTAAGGATATAAAACAGATACACAGTATCGTGAATACGGCCGCATCAAATGGTGAGATGTTGCCGAGATCGCTGGGCGAATTGTACGATAACCTGAGGGATTATTTCGTTTACGTTGAGGATGGGAAGATTGCCGGTACAGGCGCCCTCCATATATGTTGGGAAGACCTTGCCGAGATACGGTCGGTCTGCGTTGTGGAATCATCAAGGAGGACGGGGATCGGCCGGAAACTCGTGAATGCCTGTCTTGAGGAGGCAAAAGAATTCCAGGTAGACAGGATATTTCTCCTTACCTATCAGGATGGATTCTTTAAAAAGTGCGGCTTCAGTGTTGTTGACAAAAAGGATCTTCCACAGAAAATATGGTCGGACTGTATTAAATGTCCCAAGTTCCCCGAGTGTGATGAGATAGCAATGGTTTTGGAAGTGAAAAGTGAAAGGTGA
- a CDS encoding glycosyltransferase family 4 protein, whose translation MRVVYAIRHVGMTGGVKVFFQHVELLRNLGHEVHLVARYIDETWGFRVTPEIVPSFDDTHIPEADAIVVTTPKDVEALWKVAKKRGIPLFHFMQGFEPDYVLERIHGKVIPDRFHGKDITTKIQYMKKIWGWKRKLKRFDALYRIPSIKMAISPHLVQGVVNRYGMECYLLPNGIDPNVFYPKEKGLDYSGTLRILSVGNANIEYKAIPDIWKAVKILKDRGENVFLTRVSPTAIPEIEKNAGVVDRFFVKISEQDMADLYRESHILISASTEIEGFGLPPVEAMSTGTPAILTRVSPFLAFDTGHDYACFVNVHKPEEIAEGVIAIARDKTLRDRLVARGFEIAKKYSLEMVGEHLEKILQKHVTERRI comes from the coding sequence ATGAGAGTAGTTTACGCCATTCGCCATGTAGGTATGACCGGGGGAGTTAAGGTCTTTTTCCAGCATGTCGAGCTATTGAGAAACCTTGGCCACGAGGTTCATCTCGTTGCAAGGTACATTGATGAGACATGGGGATTCAGAGTTACGCCGGAGATAGTTCCTTCATTTGATGATACACATATCCCTGAAGCCGATGCTATTGTTGTGACAACTCCGAAGGATGTTGAAGCCCTCTGGAAGGTGGCGAAAAAGAGGGGGATTCCACTCTTTCATTTTATGCAGGGCTTTGAGCCCGATTATGTCCTCGAGAGAATCCACGGTAAGGTAATTCCTGACAGGTTTCACGGAAAAGACATAACTACAAAGATACAGTACATGAAAAAAATCTGGGGATGGAAGAGGAAGCTCAAAAGATTTGATGCACTTTACAGGATTCCCTCAATAAAAATGGCCATATCTCCCCACCTTGTCCAGGGGGTTGTGAACAGGTATGGCATGGAATGTTATCTCCTCCCCAATGGGATTGACCCGAACGTCTTTTATCCAAAAGAGAAAGGGCTCGATTATTCCGGCACATTGAGGATACTCTCCGTAGGCAATGCGAATATAGAATATAAGGCGATACCTGACATCTGGAAGGCTGTAAAGATTTTGAAAGACCGGGGTGAGAATGTTTTTCTAACGAGGGTTTCGCCCACTGCTATTCCTGAAATTGAGAAAAATGCCGGAGTAGTTGACAGATTTTTTGTGAAAATATCCGAGCAGGATATGGCAGACCTCTACCGGGAGAGCCACATCCTCATATCAGCCTCCACAGAAATCGAAGGTTTCGGGCTGCCCCCTGTTGAGGCTATGAGTACAGGAACACCGGCAATACTCACGAGGGTTTCACCGTTTCTCGCTTTTGATACCGGCCATGATTATGCCTGTTTTGTCAATGTCCACAAGCCGGAAGAGATTGCAGAAGGGGTGATTGCTATAGCGCGGGACAAGACATTACGGGACAGACTTGTAGCGAGAGGGTTTGAGATTGCAAAGAAATATTCGTTGGAAATGGTGGGGGAACATCTGGAAAAAATCCTGCAAAAACACGTTACTGAAAGGAGAATATGA
- a CDS encoding metallopeptidase TldD-related protein has protein sequence MDYEKIAERMGNAFDSWELFFLKEKTKKYECREKELYGVELKEENGIALRGIKDSRMVFTYTYENSDKAVEILLENSKALLPFMEKDADAGFQEKYEGYHKLDIYDNAGLACDDGYKTELLIDMEKTILDFDKRIVVTRNCELQESDIHVMMINSNGLRAASKKTLFTLFAMAVAKGEDEVSWYDWLWDHTFTNINAKTFGTEVAQKTISFLSSTQIDTGIYEGILTPQASCDMLEMLSQSFLGESLYKDKTKLKGKENTKCFSEVLNIMDSGLKGMDSFPFDGEGTPSGERYIVKNGCFTSFLYDSYYGRKFGLPSTGNSVRWGIKEPPKCAPRCFFIEKGQRDIMSRLTTNGVIIEELMGTHTANPITGDFSLGAVGYLCRNGEKLPFNGVIFSGNVFELLNNVREVGNDIRFYGTCGSPSLYVEGIKISGI, from the coding sequence ATGGATTATGAAAAGATAGCCGAAAGAATGGGCAATGCCTTCGATAGCTGGGAGCTTTTCTTTTTAAAAGAAAAGACGAAGAAGTACGAATGCAGGGAAAAGGAATTGTACGGTGTGGAATTGAAGGAGGAAAATGGCATCGCCCTGCGGGGCATTAAAGATAGCAGGATGGTCTTCACATACACCTATGAAAACAGCGATAAAGCCGTCGAGATACTACTTGAGAACAGTAAAGCGCTTTTGCCTTTTATGGAGAAAGATGCCGATGCAGGGTTCCAGGAAAAGTATGAAGGCTACCACAAACTCGACATTTATGATAATGCGGGTCTTGCCTGTGACGATGGATACAAGACTGAACTGCTCATAGACATGGAGAAAACTATCCTCGATTTTGATAAGAGGATCGTGGTTACAAGAAATTGTGAGCTCCAGGAAAGCGACATTCATGTGATGATGATAAACTCCAACGGTTTAAGGGCCGCATCGAAAAAAACGCTTTTTACCCTGTTTGCAATGGCTGTTGCAAAAGGCGAAGACGAAGTCTCATGGTATGACTGGCTGTGGGATCATACCTTCACCAATATTAACGCAAAAACGTTCGGAACAGAGGTAGCACAAAAAACAATTTCATTTCTCTCGAGCACACAGATCGATACAGGTATCTATGAGGGGATTTTAACCCCACAGGCCTCCTGCGATATGCTGGAAATGCTCTCTCAGTCTTTTCTCGGTGAAAGCCTTTATAAAGACAAAACAAAACTCAAAGGCAAAGAAAATACAAAATGTTTTTCAGAGGTCCTCAATATTATGGATTCAGGCCTGAAAGGCATGGACAGTTTTCCCTTTGATGGAGAGGGTACGCCTTCCGGGGAACGGTATATTGTGAAGAATGGCTGCTTTACCTCCTTTCTTTATGACAGCTATTACGGACGTAAATTCGGTTTACCGTCCACTGGAAACAGTGTAAGATGGGGCATAAAAGAGCCTCCGAAATGCGCCCCAAGGTGTTTCTTTATCGAAAAGGGGCAGCGGGATATAATGAGCAGGCTTACTACAAACGGGGTTATCATCGAGGAACTGATGGGAACACATACCGCTAACCCCATAACAGGGGATTTCTCGTTGGGTGCAGTAGGTTACCTGTGCAGGAATGGTGAAAAATTGCCGTTTAACGGTGTTATTTTTTCAGGTAATGTATTTGAATTATTGAACAATGTGAGAGAGGTGGGGAATGATATAAGATTCTATGGAACCTGCGGCTCCCCTTCCCTTTATGTTGAAGGAATAAAAATCAGCGGGATATAA
- a CDS encoding methyltransferase domain-containing protein, with the protein MLIDKNAPGTQEKVLSILQKMPPGKILDAPCGEGALSQHLISNKFDVFCVDIDEAYFKLQGVPFTKVDLNKSLPFEDGYFDYVVSIEGIEHLENPFSCIREFARVLKPGGNLIITTPNIMSIKSRTRFFLYSYHDFFRFIDIDDNFRHTHPGYTHEHINPMTFMELRYALQKAGFHVIGIHTNRFVTPKKWGIMYPLIKSLVIQKTKRRLPKDKDLVSKEILEGEILILHAAKQFF; encoded by the coding sequence ATGCTTATCGATAAAAATGCACCAGGAACCCAGGAGAAGGTATTATCGATCCTGCAAAAAATGCCTCCCGGGAAAATCCTTGATGCACCGTGCGGAGAGGGGGCATTATCCCAGCATCTTATCAGTAATAAGTTTGATGTTTTTTGCGTAGATATCGATGAAGCCTATTTTAAACTTCAGGGTGTTCCTTTCACGAAGGTCGATCTCAACAAATCGCTTCCCTTTGAAGACGGGTATTTTGACTATGTGGTTTCCATCGAGGGTATCGAACATCTCGAAAATCCATTTTCATGTATCAGGGAATTTGCAAGGGTACTCAAACCGGGAGGCAACCTGATCATTACAACCCCCAATATCATGTCAATTAAAAGTCGAACCCGTTTTTTCTTATACAGTTACCACGATTTCTTCCGTTTTATTGATATTGATGATAATTTCCGCCATACCCATCCCGGATATACCCATGAACATATCAACCCCATGACCTTCATGGAACTGAGATATGCCCTGCAAAAGGCAGGATTTCACGTAATAGGCATACATACGAACCGCTTTGTTACACCAAAAAAATGGGGTATCATGTATCCCCTCATCAAATCTCTGGTTATTCAGAAAACCAAAAGACGTTTGCCGAAAGATAAAGATTTAGTATCAAAGGAAATTCTTGAAGGGGAAATACTTATACTTCACGCCGCAAAACAATTTTTCTAA